The Methylobacterium durans nucleotide sequence GGCAGCTGGCGCTCGACCTCGGCGCGGACGCTTGCCCGCTCGGCCTCGCCGAGGAGGTCCGCCTTGTTCAGCACCACGAGGTCGGCGCAGAGGAGCTGGTCCTCGAACACCTCCTCCAGCGGGTTCTCGTGCTCGACGCTCGCATCGGCCGCGCGCTGGGCGGCGAGCGCGTCCGGATCCTCCGCGAAGGCGCCGGAGGCCACCGCCGGGCCGTCGACCACCGCGACGACGCCGTCGACCGTCACTCGCGAGCGGATCGCCGGCCACTGGAAGGCCTGGACGAGGGGCTTCGGCAGGGCGAGGCCCGAAGTCTCGATCAGGATGTGCTCCGGCGGGTCCGCCCGTTCCAGGAGGGTATTGAGGGCCGGCACGAAATCGTCGGCGACGGTGCAGCAGATGCAGCCGTTCGGCAATTCGACGATCGCGTCCTCGCTGCAGCCGGGGACGCCGCAGGCGGCGAGGAACGAACCGTCGAAGCCGACATCGCCGAACTCGTTGACGAGGATGGCGAGGCGGCGGCCGCCCGCATGCTCCATCACGTGGCGCACGAGGGTCGTCTTGCCGGCGCCGAGGAAGCCGGTGACGATGGTGCAGGGAATCTTCTCGACG carries:
- the cobW gene encoding cobalamin biosynthesis protein CobW; the encoded protein is MSIVEKIPCTIVTGFLGAGKTTLVRHVMEHAGGRRLAILVNEFGDVGFDGSFLAACGVPGCSEDAIVELPNGCICCTVADDFVPALNTLLERADPPEHILIETSGLALPKPLVQAFQWPAIRSRVTVDGVVAVVDGPAVASGAFAEDPDALAAQRAADASVEHENPLEEVFEDQLLCADLVVLNKADLLGEAERASVRAEVERQLPRAVKVVETSHGAIDARVLLGLNAAAEDDLDARPSHHGEGEDHDHDDFETVALPVRAAASPTDLAARVERAAETAGVLRIKGFAEIEGKPMRLVVQGVGRRVAHHFDRPWRASESRDGRLVVIGLKGFDRDAVAAALAG